ACTGTTTCCAGACGGGCTTTGGCTTTGATATGCGTctgaaggaaagagaaagaggccAAATGAAACACTGATTGTGATTGGCTCTTGAATGTGGGCGGGTACTATTTGTGCACAGATGAAACCGGCGCCATTATGGATCAAATCAAAGTAATAAATCTACATTGATACAATAATATGAAGGCGCGAACATGGTTGACCGAGTACTTCAGTTTCCATGGTTGGGGACCCATCTCCATTATACAGTTGGGAGAGCAAGCAAAGGAAATGGAGTACGAAGGTTGGGTGCACTTGACTTACCTCGCCCATCGTGATGGAGTGAGACACCTCATATCGTATTATTATCATTCACCTGAACAAACATATTATTGCATACTTGAATCTTATCGTAGTCCTACTCATGATGTCAGTTATAACCAAAGCACCTTTACAGGTAACTAGCACCCTAGTCTGACCCAAATGTCCAGATCACAGGTAGGACAGGTCTGAATAGCCTATTTCACGTTCCAAAACACTCTTTCTCAGTGCGATCATCAATACATTATTTCTTACCGTTGACAACTACAGTCTCAATATCGtaatgttgttgatgatgatctCTGCACACTTTGAAAGTGAGACGGGTTTGGGTTGTTTGGTAATGCATATCGATTGCCCTCATTGAAGAGCGCCCTCTGCTGGGTGACAACATGACAAGCACGGAGATGTAAGAAGCGCTATCATTGGTTAagataatatattttttattgactCTATTTCCTCATTGGCCTATTTAAATGTTCGTCACGGTGATAGGATGGggctttattttctttcaaaacatgATTTGTTTTTAGGTCCTCTACCATATTAAATGGACATACACGTTGTACTGCATGCTTTTAGGATAACTTTTTTTATGtgacatgcttcgtaaacaacaggtgtggactaacagtgaaatgcttacttacgggcccttcccaacaatgcagagagaaagaaaatataaaaataattgtaaatagtaaagtaaaacacataataataTTAGATACACAAtaagtaacaataacttggctatatagaagaggtaccagtaccgagtccatgtgcaggggtacaaggtaattgaggtagatatgtacatataactagaaataaagtgacagataataaacaatagcagcagtgtatgtgatcaAAAAAGTTTATGCAAAATAGGTAAATGCagatatttggttaactatttaactaatcTGTACCTCTAtatggttaactatttaactaatcGTTACcgtttgccatgcggtagcaggagagaacagcctatgacttgggtggctgcagtctttgacaattttcatgctttcctctgacaccacctagtgtAGAGGTCCTTGATGTCAGGGAGCTTGACTCCAGTGTTGTACTGGGCcacacgcactaccctctgtaacacCTTGCAGTCAGattccaagcagttgccataccaagcagtgatgcagccagtcaaggtgCAGCTATggaactttttgaagatctgaaAGGCCCATTGCAAattattttcagcctcctgagggaagaggtgttgtcgtgaCCATTTCACaattgtgttggtgtgtttggaccatgatagatccttagtgatgtggacaccaaggaagcaCCCAAACTGCTCTACTTCAGTCTTGTACCACAGAGTATATCATTTTTTGTATAGTCTACCaggcaattaaaaaaaaaatgtaacctttatttaaaggtCAGATTTTCTCTGGTATTTCTTAGGCAGGGCAGCTTTTACAATCACAATGTCATGCACAAACCTTTAGGAacaagaaaacaacaacaaaactctCCAAGCTGTTTCACCATGATTTTACTGATAAAAGTATTAGAAATGTTATTTCTTTCTAAATATAAACACAATGAATGCTCGATGCCATAGCTACCTCTGGTGGCTACTTTTGTTACTACAGCAGAGAAGTCCATAGAGACATTATTTAGCATACACAAGAGGCAGATACAGTAAAATACAATGATGTATCAGCGCACAAGCACATTGTCAATAATACGTGTATTTCGGTATTTTATTACAGTTAGCATCTATTCTATGTGCCACTTTTATCTCAAGGAACGTGTTTGCGGGATGTGAAAATCCTGCGCAGGTAGAGCGCTCATGAAGCAATATCGTGACGTAACCCGATAAGGGTCAAAGGGCCGTTCAGTACtgaatattttattttatgtacTGTAGCTACTGTAACTGTGAGCAACAGGAAAAGGTCCTAGTCTAATATTAGTTTATTGACAATAAATTATATACTTTCTGCAAATTGAAAGTTATGTCTATCTCAGCGTGAACATAGAATCAAATCAGATATATAGATACTCTTTGGTCAAGGGATGCGTATCTCTTGGGGTTAAAGTTCGGGGTTCAGCAAACACTTTTTAAATGCGTCAGGATATGTATGTGCTTATTTGCTCTCGTGGTCAGCCTAACAAGGAATTGGAATACCTATTTAATTCACTGACCTTGCTTCAATGATACAAATTTGTTACCAAAACAGAATGATTGGTACATCTACATTTCAGAGCATATCAAAGGATTTGTGAACGAAACCTTGTCGTTTAAAATACATAGACAGTTGTACATGTACTTAGGACGGATCAGTGTAAGGAGTGATATGTCTTTAATGTAGCAAACCATATGTATTATACTTATGTTGAAtaacaacagctagctaactatgtaGTTCTCTTTTTTATAACAAAATACCGCGCTGACCACTGCTGCAAACTCAAGGTCGAAAGCCTATTGTCATTACTGATGTTGGCTAGCCAGGTCTGACGTTGGCTAGCCAGGTAGTGAATGCACTGTTAATGGTGACCATGTCAGTtgtattagctagccagctatactGTAGTTGTATCTAACCTGTGCGAATGTTCGGTAGCCTAGCAGGCAGGGAAATGGCAGCTCTGCGACGTGCCAGTTCTTGTAGAAATTACAAGACCATAATATGGACGGTGTCAGGACGCAGCAACTGTCAATTTGTCAACAAGCGTCCAAACAACGATGGCGCCAAACTGCAGCTATCGACATGTATGAACTGTAAAATGTTATCATGCTCACTTCGTCCATTTGTGACTCAACCATATAATGGCCTCAACCCTGGGCTCATTCAGGTTAGTTGCCTGTCTTTGTTTCCACCATGACAATAGCTGACTGTCATTCATATCACACATAAGTACATATCCTCTGTTATGTACTTAGCTACTGTAACTGTGAGCAACAGGAAAAGGTCCTAGTCTAATATTATGTTACCACTTCTTTCTCCAGCAACTGCTACACAGACCCATGAGTCCCGGATTGACTGCAGTAAGTAAGCTACTGATCAAGAACAGCTTGTTCAAAAACCCTGTTGGCCTGTGGAATATTTTAGGTAAGCAGCCACCCCCACCCACTCATTTGAAGATGATCTAATATTTCCCAGTCTGATGACACTGACTCGTAACCTATCATTGCAGGTTCCACAAATAATTTCAGCACATCTCAGTCTAAACAACAAGATCAAAAGAACAGTGATGGACCCAAGGGAAAAACTCCAGAGGAAGATGAAGGTCAGTAAGAAACCTCAACACAGCATTGCATTCAGGCTACAGTCCTTTATACTAGCTATCTTGTGCCATGATGACACAGGTGAGTTGTTAGCTGCCTCTCTTAGTTCCCCATTGTCTTTCAGAGGAGAAGAAGCGGCGGGAGCAAGAGGATCAGATGTACAGGGAACGTCTGCGGACTCTCTTCATCATCGCCCTCGTCATGAGCCTCCTCAACTCCATCAATACCAGCGGGGGAAACATCTCCTGGAATGACTTTGTCAATGAGATGCTGGCCAAGGGTGAGGTGTCTCGTGTGCAGGTGGTCCCGGAGAGCGACATCGTGGAAATCTACCTCCACCCTGGAGCAGTCATCTTCGGAAGGCCTGTACGCTCCTTTTCCTCATTCTGTAATCTGGACACTGATGTACAGTATACCACCAAGCAGAATCAAGGGGTTTGCCAGTTAGTTTTTTTAGAAAGATGAGCTTGGTCTAATGCGTTTTCATTTGTTGAATCAATATCTAAATTTAGCTTTTTAATTAATTAGAAAATCAATAGTTATTGCTGGTTGCTTATcaatgttagctggctaactcattgatcctacTTTGTAGTCTACCCCTCAGCTTTTAGAATCTTGATACATTCCATCCCCACTTTAATGTTGCGATGGCCATGTCACCTATTTATAAGCACAGGAATCTAGATGTTCAGTGAAATATGCCCCCCTTCACACGCTTCCTCCATCCATCTGTGTGCAGAGGCTGGCTCTGATGTACCGTATGCAGGTGGCCAACATTGACAAATTTGAGGAGAAGCTCAGAGCTGCAGAAGAGGAGCTGAACATTGACGCCAAGGACAGGATACCAGTCTCCTACAAGCGCACTGGCTTCTTTGGAAAGTGAGTACCTGACTCTCAACCAACAGATGTATCTGTGATGTGATCATGAAATAATGAATATCACATGGATGCCATGGTTAGGTAATATGTTTATACCGCAATAACATGTAATATGATTTTCCATGGCATTGGTACAATGCTGCTTTTGTCTCTGTGCACTTTACAGTGCACTTTATGCCCTTGGAATGGCTGCCATTGGGGTGGCAATCCTGTGGTATATTTTCCGCCTGGCCGGCATGGGTGGAAAAGAGGGCGGCTTCAGTGCATTTGTAAGTAGGGGCTGttgaacagtttttttttctttactaGTGGTCTTagccattttgttgtgtttctcATGCTCGTCTGTGACGTGCTCAACAGAACCAGCTGAAAATGGCCAAGTTCACTATTGTGAATGGCAAGTCTGGGAAGGGTGTGAGTTTCAAAGATGTGGCGGGCATGCACGAGGCAAAAATGGAGGTGAAGGAGTTTGTTGACTATTTGAAGGTAAGATGGAAAATGTAAAGAGGTGATATGTGTGACGGTATTAGCAATGTCAACAGGTACCTCAGTGTCTTGCTGACCCCTGATCTCTCTTGGCAGTGCCCAGACAGGTACCTCAACCTGGGGGCCAAAGTCCCTAAGGGCTCCCTGCTGCTAGGGCCCCCAGGCTGTGGAAAGACTCTGCTGGCCAAGGCTGTGGCCACAGAGGCACAGGTGCCCTTCCTGGCCATGGCAGGCTCTGAGTTTGTGGAAGTCATTGGGGGTAAGATTTGCACTGTTTCCAATCAGAAGTCATATCAGTAATCACTTAAGTTGTCCAAAGAAGACTGCAAGGTGGACAGAAAGTCAAAGCAATAATAAAGTATCTTTTGTCTGTAAGTGCAGGTCTTGGTGCTGCCAGGGTGAGGAGTCTGTTCAAAGAGGCGCGTGCTCGAGCCCCCTGCATCGTCTACATAGATGAGATTGATGCTGTGGGAAAGAAGCGCTCCAATAACATGTCTGGCTTCTCGAACACGGAGGAAGAGCAGACCCTCAATCAACTGCTGGTGGAGATGGACGGTGAGGAGGGGGTTTGTTCTGAGTTAACCCAGATTAGGGTTACACAAATGATAGTTTTCCGTTACTTCGTCACGGTTATCAATCTCTTTTATCATAACTGACATGTGAAggtttaagtattttttttttgggggggggacataATATATGTATctcatgtctttttttttttgggCTATTCAACAACATTGTTTGCACTTATATACTGTTTATTACCGTTCTCCCAATAGGAATGGGCACTACTGACCATGTGATAGTCCTGGCCTCCACAAACCGGGCGGACATTTTGGACAATGCTCTCATGAGACCAGGGAGACTGGACAGGCACATATTTATCGACTTCCCCACTCTGCAGGTACAGTGCCCTGTCCTCTGAAGGTATCTATGTCCAGAAGATCTCCAACGTATTACCTGTGCATGAGCTGTTTCCTTCTTGTGCATTTCAGGAGAGGAAGGAGATCTACGAGCAGCACCTGAAGATACTCAAGctcacccacccagccagcagCTATTCCCTGCGTCTGGCAGAGCTCACCCCAGGGTTCAGTGGTATGTACACACATGGCTGAAGTTAATCAGTGGGTCTCTCCCACACTCACAAATACAGACTATTATAatctgggtggttcgagccctgaatgctgattggctgacagccatggtatagcagactgtataccacgggtatgacaaaacatttacattggtaaccaatttgtaatagcaataaagcacctcgggggtttgtgatatatggccaatataccacacctcctcggccttattgcttaaatagcaCCCCTCTAAAATAACTGTATATTCACCTTCTTGTATGCTGTCACTGAACATAGGCTCACAGTTTTCAGAATACACTGATTTACTAACGGGATTGTGTATTACTCTCTCAGGGGCAGACATTGCCAATATCTGTAACGAAGCAGCCCTGCACGCTGCCAGGGAAGGTTACAAGTCCATCGACACCTTCAACTTTGAGTACGCTGTGGAGAGAGTCCTAGCCGGTACGAGTTCATTACGATGTCTATGAATGTCTGCCACCATGGAACTCACTCGCCAAATTTATTGTGGTAGAGATTGATTTCTGGTCCCTTATTGACTTTCTCCGTTTGTGTACAGGAAGTGTGAAGAAAAGTAAGATCCTGTCCAAAGAGGAGCAGAGGATTGTAGCGTTCCATGAGTCTGGCCATGCCCTGGTTGGATGGCTGTTAGAGCACACAGAGGCACTCATGAAGGTGACACCACCTCCATAGCTGTCTGTCCACTAATGTCAGTGTGCCTTTGCTCAATGCGATATTGTTGAATACTATGGAGAAATGAACAGGACCAAGAACATAGTAGATGGCCATATATTGTACAATAGTGATATATTCGCTGGTTGTCTTGTTTTCCAGGTGTCCATTGCCCCCAGGACCAACGCTGCCCTCGGCTTTGCCCAGATCCTGCCCAGAGACCAGTACCTGTTCTCCAAAGAACAGCTGTTTGAGAGGATGTGTATGGCTCTAGGAGGAAGAGCCTCGGAGGCCATCACCTTCAACAAGGTCACCACAGGTAGGCTGTCTGACCATTCatcacaacatacacacacctaTAGCATTCAGTCTGTGAGACGTTTTTCTCTGCACTAGGTGCCCAGGATGACCTGCGCAAGGTGACTCGTGTGGCCTACTCCATGGTGAAGCAGTATGGCATGTCCTCCAGTGTGGGTCAGATGTCCTTCCCTGAGACAGAGGAGCAGGGGGCTGTCGGACGCAGGCCCTTCAGCCAGGGCCTCCAGCAGCAGATGGACCACGTAAGTCTGCACCTGCGAAACAGTACGAGTAGAAGATGCCCCTGTTGTAAGTT
This region of Salmo trutta chromosome 29, fSalTru1.1, whole genome shotgun sequence genomic DNA includes:
- the LOC115167374 gene encoding paraplegin, whose translation is MFGSLAGREMAALRRASSCRNYKTIIWTVSGRSNCQFVNKRPNNDGAKLQLSTCMNCKMLSCSLRPFVTQPYNGLNPGLIQQLLHRPMSPGLTAVSKLLIKNSLFKNPVGLWNILGSTNNFSTSQSKQQDQKNSDGPKGKTPEEDEEEKKRREQEDQMYRERLRTLFIIALVMSLLNSINTSGGNISWNDFVNEMLAKGEVSRVQVVPESDIVEIYLHPGAVIFGRPRLALMYRMQVANIDKFEEKLRAAEEELNIDAKDRIPVSYKRTGFFGNALYALGMAAIGVAILWYIFRLAGMGGKEGGFSAFNQLKMAKFTIVNGKSGKGVSFKDVAGMHEAKMEVKEFVDYLKCPDRYLNLGAKVPKGSLLLGPPGCGKTLLAKAVATEAQVPFLAMAGSEFVEVIGGLGAARVRSLFKEARARAPCIVYIDEIDAVGKKRSNNMSGFSNTEEEQTLNQLLVEMDGMGTTDHVIVLASTNRADILDNALMRPGRLDRHIFIDFPTLQERKEIYEQHLKILKLTHPASSYSLRLAELTPGFSGADIANICNEAALHAAREGYKSIDTFNFEYAVERVLAGSVKKSKILSKEEQRIVAFHESGHALVGWLLEHTEALMKVSIAPRTNAALGFAQILPRDQYLFSKEQLFERMCMALGGRASEAITFNKVTTGAQDDLRKVTRVAYSMVKQYGMSSSVGQMSFPETEEQGAVGRRPFSQGLQQQMDHEAKLLIARAYRQTEKLLLDNRDKLIMLANALLEREVVNYEDIEALLGPPPHGPKKMIAPQSWIEAEKDKQDTGEDDEPRPRPRRKDDNDEHLNLRPV